A part of Rhodoligotrophos appendicifer genomic DNA contains:
- a CDS encoding VWA domain-containing protein → MGKVQTPATRSKAPTAPSTDRDVGAFLADVKARPLRTGEGRGRLVFAMDATMSRQPTWDKALEIQARMFDETAKIGGLDVQLVYFRGLDECMASRWVSDPASLGRLMTRIRCQGGHTQIRKVLSHLKMEAQAGKVHAAVYVGDCLEEDIDALCVQAGELALLGLPLFMFQEGGEPNAERGYREIARLTRGAYCRFDVNAADQLRDLLSAVAVYAAGGRTALANYGRGGRGNATRLLEQLR, encoded by the coding sequence ATGGGTAAGGTGCAAACGCCGGCAACGAGGTCGAAGGCTCCAACGGCGCCCTCGACGGATCGCGATGTGGGAGCTTTCTTGGCCGATGTGAAGGCTCGGCCATTGCGCACGGGCGAGGGCAGGGGGCGTCTGGTCTTTGCCATGGACGCGACCATGAGCCGGCAACCCACATGGGACAAAGCCCTGGAGATCCAGGCAAGGATGTTCGACGAGACCGCCAAGATCGGCGGCCTCGATGTGCAGCTGGTCTATTTTCGCGGTCTGGACGAGTGCATGGCCAGCCGCTGGGTCTCCGATCCCGCCAGCCTCGGCCGCCTCATGACGCGCATCCGCTGCCAGGGTGGCCACACGCAGATCCGCAAGGTTCTCAGCCATTTGAAGATGGAGGCCCAGGCCGGAAAGGTGCATGCCGCCGTCTATGTCGGTGATTGTCTTGAAGAGGACATCGACGCCCTCTGCGTCCAGGCGGGAGAGCTCGCTTTGTTGGGTCTTCCTCTTTTCATGTTTCAGGAGGGGGGAGAGCCGAATGCCGAGCGCGGCTACCGGGAGATTGCGCGCCTGACGCGGGGTGCCTATTGCCGCTTCGACGTCAATGCCGCCGATCAGCTCCGCGACCTGCTCTCCGCTGTCGCGGTCTATGCGGCGGGCGGCAGGACGGCCTTGGCGAATTACGGGCGTGGAGGGCGCGGCAACGCCACGCGTCTGCTCGAGCAGCTGCGGTAG
- a CDS encoding DnaJ domain-containing protein: protein MQVLFIIGLVLLCGYFLSRNYVKADPKRLAKLVRGGAGAVIALFGTILSLRGGIAFGAPLIAFGLGMLGREMNLVSKGPGGFSRAGTRAPGQRSTVRTSRLAMELDHDTGAMDGKVLGGRFADRQLSALTLSDLQQLLTECAAIPDQSRVLLEAYLDRMRDGWREATGRGPASPPSSSAMSREEAFRILELETGASERDVKNAHRRLMKKFHPDAGGSVAFAAMINQAKDVLLGKR from the coding sequence ATGCAAGTGCTCTTCATTATCGGCCTGGTCCTGCTCTGCGGCTATTTCCTGTCGCGGAACTACGTCAAGGCAGATCCGAAGCGCCTGGCCAAGCTGGTTCGAGGCGGCGCCGGCGCAGTCATCGCCCTTTTTGGTACGATCCTCTCTCTGCGCGGCGGCATTGCTTTTGGCGCACCCTTGATCGCCTTCGGCCTGGGGATGCTCGGGCGCGAGATGAATCTCGTATCCAAGGGTCCCGGTGGCTTCTCGCGGGCCGGGACGCGGGCCCCTGGCCAGCGTTCGACTGTCCGCACCAGCCGTCTCGCCATGGAACTCGACCATGATACCGGGGCCATGGACGGCAAAGTGCTGGGTGGACGCTTCGCCGACCGCCAATTGTCGGCCTTGACCTTGTCTGATCTTCAGCAGCTCTTGACCGAGTGCGCCGCGATCCCGGATCAGAGTCGTGTGCTTTTGGAGGCCTATCTCGACCGCATGCGCGATGGCTGGCGCGAGGCCACGGGCCGTGGCCCCGCCTCTCCGCCGTCGAGTTCGGCCATGTCGCGCGAGGAGGCCTTCCGCATCCTGGAGCTGGAGACCGGTGCCTCCGAGAGGGACGTGAAGAATGCGCATCGGCGCCTGATGAAGAAGTTCCACCCCGATGCCGGCGGCTCCGTGGCCTTTGCCGCCATGATCAATCAGGCCAAGGATGTGCTTCTCGGAAAGCGCTGA